The proteins below are encoded in one region of Pseudomonas entomophila L48:
- a CDS encoding putative bifunctional diguanylate cyclase/phosphodiesterase codes for MDDIYRAAVDAAAIFSETDLQGRITYVNQQFCSISGYSREELLGANHRILNSGLHEPAFFLDMWNALAGGRVWKGEICNRAKDGSLYWVDSTMVPLVDPHTGQVRKYVSIRFDVTEKRQLLHTLQWRVGHDVLTGLPNRAYLSDLLNQALAFSRREHIPLAVCMLDLDGFKAVNDGYGHATGDLLLVEVAQRLQGILRGGDAVARLSGDEFVLILRHIEGPRQLHAALQRVLLALAAPYVVRDHVLTLSASIGVTLFPQDDEDADTLVRHADQAMYVAKQRGRNRYHLFDVSQELELKATHQTVAQVRQAMREGELCLYYQPKVNMRSGQVIGFEALLRWMHPSKGPVPPGEFLPLVEQTDLIVELGEWVIDQALTQLGQWQRDQRGWSLSVNIAARQLQRGDFSERLAQLLGRHPGVDPAQLDLEIVESVAIDNLARVGHCLDACRALGVRFSLDDFGTGYSSLSYLKRLPAQTIKIDKSFVRDILQDHDDLALTAAVIGLARAFGREVIAEGVETVEHGRMLMGLGCELAQGYGIARPMPADEVPGWVVDYHQPPEWRVG; via the coding sequence ATGGATGATATCTATCGCGCGGCCGTGGATGCGGCCGCGATCTTTTCCGAGACTGACCTGCAAGGGCGCATTACCTACGTCAATCAGCAGTTCTGCAGCATCTCCGGCTACAGCCGCGAGGAGCTGCTGGGGGCCAACCACCGCATTCTCAACTCCGGGCTGCACGAGCCGGCGTTCTTCCTCGACATGTGGAATGCCCTGGCGGGCGGTCGGGTATGGAAAGGCGAGATATGCAACCGTGCCAAGGATGGTTCGTTGTATTGGGTGGACAGTACCATGGTGCCGCTGGTCGACCCGCATACCGGTCAGGTGCGCAAGTATGTGTCGATCCGCTTCGACGTGACTGAGAAGCGTCAGTTGTTGCACACCTTGCAGTGGCGTGTGGGCCACGATGTGCTGACCGGGCTGCCCAACCGCGCCTACCTGTCCGACCTGCTGAACCAGGCCCTGGCGTTCTCGCGCCGCGAACACATTCCGTTGGCGGTGTGCATGCTCGACCTGGATGGCTTCAAGGCGGTCAACGATGGCTACGGCCACGCCACTGGCGACTTGCTGCTGGTGGAGGTGGCGCAGCGCCTGCAGGGCATCCTGCGCGGTGGCGACGCGGTGGCGCGGCTGTCGGGTGACGAGTTCGTGTTGATCCTGCGCCACATCGAAGGCCCCCGCCAGTTGCATGCCGCGTTGCAGAGGGTGCTTCTGGCACTGGCGGCGCCCTACGTGGTTCGCGATCACGTCCTGACCCTCAGCGCGAGCATCGGCGTGACCCTGTTCCCCCAGGATGACGAGGATGCCGACACCCTGGTGCGCCATGCCGACCAGGCCATGTACGTGGCCAAGCAGCGCGGGCGCAATCGCTATCACCTGTTCGACGTTTCGCAGGAGCTGGAACTGAAGGCCACCCACCAGACCGTGGCACAAGTGCGCCAGGCCATGCGCGAGGGCGAGTTGTGCCTGTACTACCAGCCAAAGGTGAACATGCGCAGCGGGCAGGTGATCGGTTTCGAGGCGTTGTTACGCTGGATGCATCCTTCGAAGGGGCCGGTGCCGCCGGGCGAGTTCCTGCCGTTGGTGGAGCAGACCGACCTGATCGTCGAGTTGGGCGAGTGGGTCATCGACCAGGCCCTGACGCAACTGGGGCAATGGCAGCGGGACCAGCGGGGCTGGTCGCTGAGTGTCAACATCGCCGCGCGCCAATTGCAGCGTGGCGACTTCTCCGAGCGCCTGGCGCAATTGCTCGGGCGCCATCCGGGCGTGGACCCGGCGCAACTGGACCTGGAGATCGTCGAATCGGTGGCCATCGACAACCTGGCTCGGGTCGGCCATTGCCTGGATGCCTGCCGGGCGCTGGGTGTGCGCTTCTCGCTGGACGACTTCGGCACCGGCTACTCGTCGCTGAGTTACCTCAAGCGCCTGCCGGCGCAGACTATCAAGATCGACAAGTCGTTCGTGCGCGACATCCTGCAGGACCACGACGACCTGGCCCTCACCGCTGCCGTGATCGGCCTGGCGCGGGCGTTTGGCCGTGAAGTGATCGCCGAAGGGGTGGAGACGGTCGAGCACGGTCGGATGTTGATGGGATTGGGCTGTGAACTGGCCCAGGGCTACGGTATCGCCCGGCCCATGCCGGCGGACGAGGTGCCCGGCTGGGTGGTCGATTACCATCAGCCTCCGGAGTGGCGGGTGGGCTGA
- a CDS encoding dermonecrotic toxin domain-containing protein: MTHSPLSPHLAFIHQRLPTWLTQTSTPQRQTLERRIRRSHAASRRVAETLAPLEDIEAFCRPLLEQALGDWFADTTLPAVDQGRVLQSDNDHSWLEAALQNFDSGARPTLLDAAGATQRSTVDVDTFVKGVRNLDLGQRYRDHLADQIDTDAFREQLRQHDHAAFAAALSLAHLQGRVKTLGASLGETVVSGMDDAARRELHCSFLSLFGIPLNGPMLIHLDPSRKVDICLLYLPGHPSSPLRQYDSQPAAVAALTERLWKARERQFFTRYVDLASQPRFAAQLRAILYPRYPYAQMQPSPPVLEKHETFSWIKRAFPSPKDIWQETLDKNARLRFTVTPWAKDAFVERARTQVERRLQDAASLVVPTAQRDALAQLARIEGWLGVGLTVLNVAGFFLPGLGELMLVVGGAQLVDEFLEGVHSANEGDADAAIHQLFDVFENLVQFAALGTAARFSEPVDVLQGWHQVGSPGQERLWHGGLAPFARARPWPEGHTVGSKGLYDWQGQQWLERDALALPLEQADGGTLHLAAAEGHRHRPSLLGDGQGRWLLEQDRPLAWPQDKLLRHLGPLGAGLEPAALDRALIASGYDANRLRQTLANHHPLPALLIDTLEALGAHSVSGATPEPALANAITRVFPTLSRPVRAEILTQAAPRDLNQLQRTGRLPLRMAESARLYVRESRISKALARFHQTSGSAADRDALALGALQRLPGWTGEVRIEIREARLGGPLQAAAGKPGQPAKVLARTSRGYTAYDEHGLELAGDSDLFRALLQALPDSERDALGVRIGEAGNLRDKLFEQAAGDRRRAASDLGMAPVRPLYRLPSLLPGERRLGYRLSGGARGWVSDDDLFNQLFPPTPTDDREMLRLRLRYQAGDQPGAFGRLLTRMRADYRLLDFELQRWVHDPEGVSVAGLEQRRTARQALAQRLRSAWRREPTGDPSSSIDHVSLLMEVHQLDSLPRIPVRLPHVRQLAINGLSDPHAVGLEPLLRAFPGVRHLDLAQNALNRLPATLADLNELQSLDLSENNIDLDDTGSLAVIGQMPHLRRLNLTEGVQDLSISALEGLARLPALSWFQADSNELALGAEHFQVLQRWPALRGISLGHNAIVLDEAGRAALARLSHLEALLLQENPLSLAPDVTGWSALQQLDLESTGISQWPEGLTALMNQRPLALRQFDLSNNTLTEAPDLRDSAFARSVRDDVPDIAYSLNDNPFSEAARLRLEDAGLQTTAPGRGPIEWSSGWPAELQIHLSDTAEDPQWQALYELFDRLMYSADYQRSADAMRNRMQQVVRVLAGDLETMQASSWGRAQLQQQIDDLLRDAGQQCVDQASLLFQQVETDVQVWQAVNHAMPGMTDEAVAVEAAGSLYRQRLLDARVADLYQARVARRRFLAQATDDLQRQAAPPRHPDDDIADSALTEPDYLLDELEIALHARMQLRGRLRLPAQPGEIRFAYLARLSEATLQRLAAGVEGDFDAPRLGQWAVAQPFWQAWLRRLSPQDFESLARTWEGASEYFDALGSAGGLEGNYTGPPVPDGFINALQREMTDVPGLAWRRHGITQRYDLTAARFAHHAPTLLERVGGVLLRARQDTETALLETLTNTLVNAHVQAGESPT; this comes from the coding sequence ATGACCCACTCCCCGCTTTCCCCCCACCTTGCCTTCATTCACCAGCGCCTGCCCACCTGGTTGACGCAGACATCGACGCCCCAGCGGCAAACCCTTGAACGACGCATTCGCCGCAGCCACGCCGCCAGTCGTCGGGTAGCCGAGACGCTGGCGCCGCTCGAGGATATCGAGGCCTTCTGCCGCCCCTTGCTAGAACAGGCCCTGGGCGACTGGTTTGCGGATACCACGCTGCCTGCGGTCGACCAGGGACGGGTGCTGCAGAGCGACAACGACCATTCCTGGCTGGAGGCGGCGCTGCAGAACTTCGACAGCGGCGCCCGGCCGACCCTGCTTGACGCTGCCGGTGCCACCCAGCGCTCCACCGTGGATGTCGACACCTTCGTCAAAGGCGTGCGCAACCTCGACCTGGGCCAACGCTACCGGGACCACCTGGCCGACCAGATCGACACGGACGCCTTTCGCGAGCAGTTGCGCCAGCATGACCACGCCGCGTTCGCCGCGGCCCTGAGCCTGGCCCATCTGCAGGGCCGAGTGAAAACACTGGGTGCCTCGCTTGGCGAAACGGTAGTGTCCGGCATGGACGACGCGGCACGGCGCGAACTGCACTGCAGCTTCCTCAGCCTGTTCGGCATCCCCTTGAACGGTCCGATGCTGATCCACCTCGACCCGTCCCGAAAGGTCGATATCTGCCTGCTTTACCTGCCCGGCCATCCCAGCAGCCCCCTGCGCCAGTACGACTCCCAGCCGGCAGCGGTCGCGGCGCTCACCGAGCGGTTGTGGAAGGCTCGGGAACGGCAGTTCTTCACCCGTTATGTCGACTTGGCCAGCCAGCCGCGCTTTGCCGCGCAGCTCCGCGCCATCCTTTATCCACGCTACCCGTATGCCCAGATGCAGCCCAGCCCACCGGTGCTGGAAAAGCACGAGACCTTCAGCTGGATCAAGCGTGCGTTTCCCTCGCCCAAGGATATCTGGCAGGAAACCCTCGACAAGAATGCACGGCTGCGTTTCACCGTCACCCCATGGGCCAAGGATGCCTTTGTCGAACGCGCCCGCACCCAGGTCGAGCGACGCCTGCAGGACGCAGCGTCACTGGTGGTGCCGACCGCGCAGCGCGATGCACTGGCGCAGCTGGCGCGCATCGAGGGCTGGCTGGGGGTCGGCCTTACAGTACTCAATGTGGCGGGCTTTTTCCTGCCAGGCCTGGGCGAGCTGATGCTGGTGGTCGGCGGTGCGCAACTGGTCGATGAATTCCTCGAGGGCGTGCACAGCGCCAATGAAGGTGATGCCGACGCAGCCATCCACCAGCTGTTCGATGTCTTCGAGAACTTGGTGCAGTTCGCCGCCCTCGGCACCGCAGCGCGCTTCAGTGAGCCGGTGGATGTCCTGCAGGGCTGGCACCAAGTGGGCAGCCCCGGCCAGGAACGTCTGTGGCATGGCGGGCTGGCGCCATTCGCCCGGGCACGCCCCTGGCCCGAGGGACACACTGTCGGCAGCAAGGGGCTATACGACTGGCAGGGACAGCAGTGGCTGGAACGGGATGCATTGGCGCTGCCGCTGGAGCAGGCCGATGGCGGCACCTTGCACCTGGCTGCCGCCGAAGGGCATCGCCACCGGCCCAGCCTGCTGGGGGACGGCCAGGGCCGTTGGCTGCTCGAACAGGATCGCCCGCTGGCCTGGCCACAGGACAAGTTGCTGCGCCACCTCGGCCCTCTTGGTGCCGGCCTCGAACCCGCCGCGCTGGACCGCGCGCTGATCGCCAGCGGCTACGACGCCAACAGGCTGCGCCAGACGCTGGCGAACCACCACCCGCTACCCGCGCTCCTCATCGACACCCTGGAGGCGCTCGGCGCCCACTCAGTGAGCGGCGCCACGCCCGAGCCCGCGCTGGCGAACGCCATCACCCGTGTGTTCCCCACCCTCAGCCGCCCGGTCCGAGCGGAAATCCTCACCCAGGCGGCCCCACGCGACCTGAACCAACTGCAACGTACCGGCCGGCTGCCACTTCGCATGGCCGAAAGCGCCCGCCTGTACGTACGAGAGAGCCGCATCAGCAAAGCGCTGGCCCGCTTTCACCAGACATCGGGCAGCGCGGCTGACCGCGATGCGCTGGCGCTGGGCGCGCTGCAACGTCTGCCCGGCTGGACCGGCGAGGTACGAATCGAAATCCGCGAAGCACGCCTGGGCGGGCCACTGCAGGCCGCCGCCGGCAAACCCGGGCAACCTGCCAAGGTGTTGGCGCGCACAAGCCGCGGATATACCGCCTACGACGAGCACGGTCTTGAGCTGGCGGGTGACAGCGACCTGTTCCGCGCTCTGCTCCAGGCACTGCCAGACAGTGAGCGCGACGCCCTGGGGGTACGGATAGGCGAGGCCGGGAACCTGCGCGACAAACTGTTCGAACAGGCTGCCGGCGACCGTCGCCGGGCCGCGTCCGATCTTGGCATGGCGCCGGTGCGTCCCCTATACCGCCTACCGTCCCTCCTCCCTGGCGAGCGCCGGCTCGGTTATCGCCTGAGCGGTGGTGCCCGGGGCTGGGTGAGCGACGATGATCTGTTCAACCAGCTGTTCCCGCCCACGCCCACCGATGACCGGGAAATGCTGCGCCTGCGCCTGCGCTACCAGGCCGGAGACCAACCCGGCGCATTTGGTCGCCTGCTGACGCGGATGCGCGCCGATTACCGACTGCTCGACTTCGAACTGCAACGCTGGGTGCACGACCCCGAAGGCGTGAGCGTCGCTGGGCTGGAGCAACGGCGCACCGCCCGCCAGGCCCTGGCCCAGCGCCTGCGCAGCGCCTGGCGCCGGGAGCCCACGGGAGACCCTTCCAGCAGCATCGATCACGTGAGTTTGCTGATGGAGGTGCATCAACTGGACTCCCTGCCCAGGATCCCGGTGAGGTTGCCCCATGTGCGCCAGCTTGCCATCAATGGCCTGAGCGATCCGCACGCCGTGGGCCTGGAGCCTTTGCTCAGGGCATTCCCCGGCGTGCGTCATCTGGACCTGGCACAAAACGCCCTCAATCGCCTGCCCGCCACCCTGGCCGATCTCAACGAGCTGCAATCACTCGACCTGTCGGAGAACAACATCGACCTGGACGATACAGGCAGCCTGGCCGTGATTGGCCAGATGCCACACCTGCGCCGGCTCAATCTCACCGAAGGCGTGCAGGACCTCTCGATCTCGGCACTGGAGGGACTGGCTCGGCTACCGGCACTAAGCTGGTTCCAGGCGGACTCGAACGAGCTGGCGCTTGGTGCCGAGCATTTCCAGGTGCTGCAACGTTGGCCGGCACTGCGGGGGATCAGTCTGGGCCACAACGCCATCGTGCTGGATGAAGCTGGCAGGGCGGCGTTGGCAAGGCTCAGTCACCTTGAAGCACTGTTGCTGCAGGAAAACCCATTGTCACTCGCGCCCGATGTGACTGGCTGGAGCGCGCTGCAGCAGTTGGACCTGGAAAGCACCGGTATCAGCCAATGGCCCGAGGGCCTGACGGCGCTGATGAACCAACGCCCCCTGGCCCTGCGTCAGTTCGACCTGAGCAACAATACCCTGACCGAGGCTCCCGACCTGCGCGACAGCGCCTTTGCCCGCTCGGTTCGGGACGATGTCCCGGACATCGCCTACTCGCTCAACGACAACCCGTTCAGCGAAGCGGCGCGCCTACGCCTGGAGGACGCAGGCCTGCAAACCACCGCGCCTGGCCGTGGGCCCATCGAGTGGTCGAGCGGCTGGCCGGCGGAGCTGCAGATCCACCTCTCCGACACAGCGGAGGATCCACAATGGCAAGCGCTGTACGAGCTGTTCGACCGCCTCATGTACAGTGCCGACTACCAGCGCAGCGCCGATGCCATGCGTAACCGCATGCAACAGGTGGTCCGCGTCCTGGCCGGCGACCTGGAAACCATGCAGGCCTCCAGCTGGGGACGGGCACAACTGCAACAGCAGATCGACGACCTGCTCAGGGACGCCGGGCAACAATGCGTCGACCAGGCCAGCCTGCTGTTCCAGCAGGTCGAAACCGATGTCCAGGTGTGGCAGGCGGTCAACCACGCCATGCCTGGCATGACCGACGAGGCCGTCGCCGTGGAGGCGGCGGGCAGCCTGTATCGCCAGCGCCTTCTGGATGCACGGGTGGCCGACCTGTACCAGGCCCGCGTGGCCCGCCGCCGCTTTCTGGCGCAGGCGACGGACGACCTGCAACGCCAGGCCGCGCCGCCTCGCCATCCGGATGACGATATCGCGGATAGCGCGTTGACCGAACCTGATTACCTGCTCGATGAACTGGAGATCGCCCTGCACGCACGCATGCAATTGCGTGGACGCCTGCGCCTGCCGGCGCAACCCGGCGAAATCCGCTTCGCCTATCTGGCACGCCTGAGCGAAGCGACACTGCAGCGGCTCGCCGCAGGGGTAGAAGGGGATTTCGATGCCCCACGCCTGGGCCAGTGGGCCGTGGCGCAGCCCTTCTGGCAGGCCTGGCTGCGGCGCCTTTCACCACAGGACTTCGAATCCCTCGCGCGCACGTGGGAAGGCGCCTCGGAATACTTCGACGCCTTGGGCAGCGCAGGCGGGCTCGAAGGCAACTACACCGGCCCGCCCGTGCCTGACGGCTTCATCAACGCCCTGCAACGTGAAATGACAGACGTCCCGGGTTTGGCCTGGCGCAGGCACGGTATCACGCAAAGGTACGATTTGACCGCGGCCCGCTTCGCCCACCATGCCCCCACCCTGCTTGAGCGGGTCGGTGGCGTGCTGCTGCGAGCGCGACAAGACACCGAGACAGCGCTGCTGGAAACGCTGACCAACACATTGGTCAATGCCCATGTCCAGGCAGGAGAGTCGCCAACCTGA
- a CDS encoding Lrp/AsnC family transcriptional regulator — protein MDTKATSTAVAPLDRIDEAIIDVLRHQGRITYEKLSTLVHLTPRPCLERVRKLERRGVIRGYGAIIDLQQVSPGLSLLVLVALSNQSGRSAQKAFEATVRACPQVYECQLISGHFDYSLRMRCRDMEHYRVLTETWMNNDELHIDKLVAHPELAAVKSTAPQA, from the coding sequence ATGGATACCAAGGCCACTAGCACCGCAGTCGCACCACTGGATCGCATCGATGAAGCCATCATCGACGTGCTGCGCCACCAAGGAAGGATCACCTATGAGAAGCTCTCCACCCTCGTGCACCTGACGCCCAGGCCCTGCCTGGAACGGGTGCGCAAGCTGGAACGGCGCGGCGTTATCCGCGGCTACGGGGCGATCATCGACCTGCAGCAGGTCTCGCCCGGCCTGTCGTTGCTGGTGCTGGTGGCGCTGTCCAACCAGAGTGGACGCTCCGCGCAGAAGGCCTTCGAAGCCACCGTGCGGGCCTGCCCGCAGGTGTACGAATGCCAGCTGATCAGCGGCCACTTCGACTACAGCCTGCGCATGCGCTGCCGCGACATGGAGCATTACCGGGTACTGACCGAGACCTGGATGAACAACGACGAGCTGCACATCGACAAGCTGGTCGCCCACCCGGAACTGGCGGCGGTCAAGAGCACCGCGCCCCAGGCCTGA
- a CDS encoding ABC transporter ATP-binding protein encodes MTATALPLNTFEQAPAARAHAGAIKLSVEGLHKHYGEHQVLKGVSLQARKGDVISLIGASGSGKSTFLRCINFLEQPDAGSITLDGQTLEIHPGTRTPPPAQLQNLRTRLAMVFQHFNLWSHLTVLENICLAPRKVLGVSASEAEARARKYLDKVGLPARAAEQYPAFLSGGQQQRVAIARALAMEPEIILFDEPTSALDPELVGEVLKVIQTLAEEGRTMLMVTHEMGFARQVSSQVLFLHQGLVEEHGSAEILDRPQSERLRQFLSNRLK; translated from the coding sequence ATGACTGCTACCGCATTGCCACTCAATACCTTCGAACAGGCCCCCGCAGCGCGCGCCCACGCCGGCGCCATCAAGCTCAGCGTCGAGGGCCTGCACAAGCACTATGGCGAACACCAGGTGCTCAAGGGCGTCTCGCTACAGGCGCGCAAAGGCGACGTGATCAGCCTGATCGGCGCCAGCGGCTCGGGCAAGAGCACCTTCTTGCGCTGCATCAACTTCCTCGAACAACCCGACGCCGGCAGCATCACCCTGGACGGCCAAACCCTGGAAATTCACCCCGGTACCCGCACCCCGCCACCGGCCCAGTTGCAGAACCTGCGCACGCGCCTGGCCATGGTGTTCCAACACTTCAACCTGTGGAGCCACCTCACGGTGCTGGAGAACATCTGCCTGGCGCCGCGCAAGGTGCTGGGCGTCAGCGCCAGCGAAGCCGAAGCCCGTGCCCGCAAATACCTGGACAAGGTCGGCCTGCCGGCGCGCGCCGCCGAGCAGTACCCGGCGTTCCTCTCTGGTGGTCAGCAACAACGCGTGGCCATTGCCCGGGCGCTGGCCATGGAACCGGAGATCATCCTCTTCGACGAGCCCACCTCGGCCCTGGACCCTGAGCTGGTCGGCGAAGTGCTCAAGGTGATACAGACGCTCGCCGAGGAAGGACGTACCATGCTCATGGTCACCCATGAAATGGGGTTCGCCCGCCAGGTGTCGAGCCAGGTGCTGTTCCTGCACCAGGGCCTGGTCGAAGAGCACGGCAGCGCCGAGATCCTCGACCGGCCACAGAGCGAGCGCCTGCGGCAGTTCCTCTCCAACCGCCTCAAGTGA
- the hisM gene encoding histidine ABC transporter permease HisM: MIELLQEYGQAYLYSDGNGLSGLAMTLWLFVASMVLGLALSLPLALARASRNAWLRLPVQLYTFVFRGTPLYIQLLICYTGLYSLQVVREHALLDQFFRNALNCTLLAFVLNTCAYTVEIFAGAIRNLPAGELEAAQAYGLRGWKLNLFLVLPAALRRSLPAYSNELILMLHATSLAFTATVADILKVARDANAATFLTFQAFGVAALLYMLLSFALVGLFRLAERRWMRFLVPARG, from the coding sequence ATGATCGAACTCCTTCAGGAATACGGCCAGGCCTACCTGTACAGCGACGGCAACGGGCTGTCGGGGCTGGCCATGACCCTCTGGCTGTTCGTCGCCAGCATGGTCCTGGGCCTGGCGCTTTCGCTACCCCTGGCACTGGCCCGGGCGTCGCGCAACGCCTGGCTGCGCCTACCAGTGCAGCTGTACACCTTCGTGTTCCGCGGCACACCGCTCTATATCCAGCTGCTGATCTGCTACACCGGACTGTACAGCCTGCAGGTGGTACGCGAGCATGCCCTGCTCGACCAGTTCTTTCGCAACGCGCTCAACTGCACGTTGCTGGCGTTCGTACTCAACACCTGCGCCTACACCGTGGAGATCTTCGCCGGGGCCATCCGCAACCTGCCGGCCGGTGAACTGGAAGCGGCCCAGGCCTATGGCCTGAGGGGCTGGAAGCTCAACCTGTTCCTGGTGCTGCCAGCCGCCCTGCGCCGTTCGCTGCCGGCCTACAGCAACGAACTGATCCTGATGCTGCACGCCACCTCGCTGGCCTTCACCGCCACCGTCGCCGACATCCTCAAGGTGGCCCGCGACGCCAACGCCGCGACCTTCCTGACCTTCCAGGCCTTTGGCGTGGCCGCCCTGCTGTACATGCTGCTGTCCTTCGCCCTGGTCGGCCTGTTCCGACTGGCCGAGCGCCGCTGGATGCGCTTCCTTGTCCCTGCCCGAGGCTGA
- a CDS encoding ABC transporter permease — MHDFLSSGLQGFGPLLAQGTWMTIKLALLSLALSLLLGLIGASAKLSRSPLLRLPATLYTTLIRSVPDLVLILLIFYSMQIWLNDLTEALGWDYVEIDPFGAGVITLGFIYGAYFTENFRGAILSVPAGQLEAATAYGLSRAQRFRLVLFPQLMRFALPGLGNNWLVLLKSTALVSIIGLADLVKAAQNAGKTTNDVLFFLSLAGLVYLLITTLSNRLFKHLERRYNIGIKELAR; from the coding sequence ATGCACGATTTCCTCTCAAGCGGCCTGCAAGGCTTCGGCCCGCTGCTGGCCCAAGGCACCTGGATGACGATCAAGCTGGCCTTGTTGTCGCTGGCCCTGAGCCTGTTGCTCGGGCTGATCGGCGCCAGCGCCAAGTTGTCCCGCTCCCCCCTGCTGCGCCTCCCGGCCACTCTCTACACCACGCTGATCCGCAGCGTCCCCGACCTGGTGCTGATCCTGCTGATCTTCTACAGCATGCAGATCTGGCTAAACGACTTGACCGAGGCGCTGGGCTGGGACTACGTGGAAATCGACCCGTTCGGCGCCGGGGTGATCACCCTCGGCTTTATCTATGGCGCCTATTTCACCGAGAACTTCCGTGGCGCCATCCTCAGCGTGCCGGCCGGCCAGCTGGAGGCGGCCACCGCCTATGGCCTGAGCCGCGCCCAGCGCTTTCGCCTGGTGCTGTTCCCGCAACTGATGCGCTTCGCCCTGCCGGGGCTGGGCAACAACTGGCTGGTACTGCTCAAGTCCACCGCACTGGTGTCGATCATCGGCCTGGCCGACCTGGTCAAGGCCGCGCAGAACGCCGGCAAGACCACCAACGACGTGCTGTTCTTCCTGAGTCTGGCCGGGCTGGTCTACCTGCTCATCACCACCCTCTCCAACCGCCTGTTCAAGCACCTTGAGCGGCGCTACAACATCGGCATCAAGGAGCTGGCGCGATGA
- a CDS encoding ABC transporter substrate-binding protein gives MLSMRKRLGVLLFSLCATTVSQAKEWTEIRFGVYPEYPPFESVAADGSLQGFDIELGNAICTKLQVKCTWVHNEFDGMIPALRARKFDAIMSSMAVTPARLKQIDFTNKLFLSPTSVIVRRSAEFGDSVESLKGKQVGVLQGSLQEAYARAVLAPLGAQVKAYQAQDQNYADLMNGRLDATVTDKLEAQLNFLSKPEGADFKSGPAIKDPTLPLDIAMGLRKTDPELKALLDKGIALIHADGTYAEIQKKYVGDLDIYNE, from the coding sequence ATGCTCTCCATGCGAAAACGCCTCGGCGTGCTGCTGTTCTCGCTGTGTGCCACCACCGTTTCCCAGGCCAAGGAGTGGACCGAGATTCGCTTCGGCGTCTACCCCGAATACCCCCCCTTCGAATCGGTTGCCGCCGATGGCAGCCTGCAAGGCTTCGACATCGAACTGGGCAATGCCATCTGCACCAAGCTGCAGGTCAAGTGCACCTGGGTGCACAACGAGTTCGACGGCATGATCCCCGCCCTGCGGGCGCGCAAGTTCGACGCCATCATGTCGTCGATGGCGGTCACCCCGGCGCGGCTGAAACAGATCGACTTCACCAACAAGCTGTTCCTCAGCCCGACCTCAGTGATCGTGCGCAGGTCGGCCGAATTCGGCGACTCCGTCGAATCGCTCAAGGGCAAGCAGGTCGGTGTGCTGCAGGGTTCGCTGCAAGAGGCCTACGCTCGTGCCGTGCTGGCGCCGCTGGGCGCGCAGGTCAAGGCTTACCAGGCCCAGGACCAGAACTACGCCGACCTGATGAACGGGCGCCTCGACGCCACCGTCACCGACAAGCTCGAAGCCCAGCTCAACTTCCTCTCCAAGCCTGAAGGCGCCGACTTCAAGAGCGGCCCGGCGATCAAGGACCCGACCCTGCCGCTGGACATCGCCATGGGCCTGCGCAAGACCGACCCGGAGCTCAAGGCCCTGCTCGACAAGGGCATCGCCCTGATCCATGCCGATGGCACCTACGCCGAGATCCAGAAGAAATACGTCGGCGACCTGGACATCTACAACGAGTGA